ATAAAGAACCCTATTCTCCTAGGGCTCAGATTTAATGCGGGAACAAGCAGTATGCAGATATAAAGCAGTAGGAAATAGTGTGCTCAAGATGTGTATGAGAGGGCATGCAGGGAGTCTGGACCTTGAGGAACCACTTCAGAGTTCAGTCCTGTAAGAAGTGAAAATGGTACTTCTACGGTAAATTGGATTAGGTAGGGAGATAGTGGTCATGTTGTTGATGGTGTTAGCTAGGGTCATgaacagattttattttgaatcCCTCAAAATTGTTTTTAGAAGAGAAAACGCTTTCATTGTGTAGTTTTGCCAAGGATATTGCTAGTACTGGGTTTGGGTTTTACTCCTTTTTTAGGTTTATGAAAGCCAATGTTTTGCCTTCTTGTATgtgacacatgcatgcctggcgCCCTCAGAggtcataagagggcatcagatgccctggacctatgattacagatggttgtgatctaccatgtaggtgctgggaatccagtcTGGGTACTCTGTAAGAgcacaaatgctcttaactactgagccatctccccagccctgagttTTGGTTGTTTCAGTGGGAACAACAATGCTGCACCTAGATCCTTCTTGTTTTGGAGATCTAAAGTCTCAATAATACATACTTAGATGTTAACCTGACATAGTATTTTGGGATAAATCCGGTCTGTTGTGATGTGGCCTACATAAACACAGTATACTTAGTAAGAATAAATTTACTGATATTGTATGGCATATTCATCTAGGtttataaatgaaattttcctgaaaaatttcaTATTCAccttatttaagattttttaaaaaaaaatcctttggctggagagatggcttaggggttaagagcacttccagaggtcctgagttcaattcccagcaaccacatggtggctcacaaccatctgtaatgagatctggtgccctcttctggcctgcaggcatacatgcagatagaatactgtatacataataaataaataaatcttaaaaaaatcctGTTATTACCATCTTATACAAAGTTGGTCTTCctgattctttatttttatctatataagTAAAAAGCTGGAATTCTACTTACAGTAGTGAGCAGACTGCTTAGAATAACTGCATGAGACTTAGGTATTGTGGGTACATGGTTGTACTCAAGACACGGTCCCTCATTCTCCTTTGCCTGAGTGTGTCATGGctgaggtctcactatgtggacatttgttttgttgatgtcctctgcttttcctcaggTCCTGGTATTGCTGACCTTTCTTGGGTCCTTGTTATCCTAACCATCTCTGCTGAGTTCTTGGCTAGACACAGTTGCATTTTTGTGGAGGCCTGGGAAGATGTTGCCTTTGGAGAGGGCACTGGCCTCCCCAAGaagctccccaccccacccagaacCACCTACTGTGCGGCCGGAAGTTAGATCCCAACAGATAGTGCCCAGTCAGCAGGAGGAACCCAACCAGGGGGAAGTAGTCATTAAGCAACAAGAACCTAGCCAGCAGGAGGAACCCAGGAGGCAGGATGAACCCATCCAGGAAGAAGAACCCATCCAGGTGCTGGAACCTAGTCAGAGAGATGAGCCCAACCAGGGAGAAGAATCCAGTCAGCAGGATAATCCTCTCAATCAGAGGGAAGAACTCAGTGAACAACAAGAACCCAGCCAGCGGGATGATCCTAGTCAGGAGGAAGAACCTAGCCAGTGGGAAGAACCTGGCCAGAAGGATGTACCTATGCAACAAGAAGAACCTATGCAGCAGGATGAGCCTCACCAGTGGGAAGAACCCATGCAGCAGGAGGAGCCCATGCAGCAGGAGGAGCCCATGCAGCAGGACAAAACCATCCAACAAGAGCCAGTTGAGCAGGATAAGTCCACCCCACAGGAAGAACTCATCCAGCAGGAGGAACTCATCCAGCAGGAGGAATTTCTTCAGCAGGAGGAACCTATCCAACAGGAAGCCTTCATTCAGTACGAAGAATCCATTCAAGATGCTTCCATCCAACAGGAACTCATCCACCAGGAGGAGTCCACTCAGCAGGATAAGTCCATCCAAAAGGAAGAATTCATTCAGCTAGAGAAGCCTATCCAGCAGGTAGGGTTCAGCAAACAGGAGGAACCCAGCCAACAGAAAGAGCCTAGCCAGAAGGATCAACCCAACCAACAGGAAGAACCCAGCCAGCAGGAAGAACCCAGCCAACAGGAAGAACTCAGCCAACAGGAAGAACCTAACCAGCCGGAAGAacccaggcaacaggaagaaccCAGCCAACAGGAAGAACCTAACCAGCCGGAAGAacccaggcaacaggaagaaccCAGCCAACAGGAAGAACCTAACCAGCCGGAAGAACCCAGCCAGCAGGAAGAACCCAGCCAGCAGGAAGAACCCAGCCAACAGGAAGAACTTAACCAGCTGGAAGAacccaggcaacaggaagaactCAGCCAACAGGAAGAACCTANNNNNNNNNNNNNNNNNNNNNNNNNNNNNNNNNNNNNNNNNNNNNNNNNNNNNNNNNNNNNNNNNNNNNNNNNNNNNNNNNNNNNNNNNNNNNNNNNNNNNNNNNNNNNNNNNNNNNNNNNNNNNNNNNNNNNNNNNNNNCAGCCAACAGGAAGAACCTAACCAGCCGGAAGAACCCAGGCAACAGAAAGAACCTAACCAGCCGGAAGaatccaggcaacaggaagagccTAGCCAAAAGGATCAACCTAACCAACAGGAGGAATCCAGCCAACAGGAAAAGCCTGCccagcagaaggaaacagaaaccagcaCTGAAAGATCTGCTGCTGACCTGGAGTTTTCCCGCCTACGCTTTCGGGAGTTTGTCTACCAGGAGGCAGCTGGACCTCACCAGACTCTGGCCCAGCTTCATGAGCTATGCCGCCAGTGGCTGCGGCCCGAGGCCTGCTCCAAAGAGCAGATCCTGGAGCTGCTGGTTCTGGAGCAGTTTCTGGGCATCTTGCCAGACAGGGTTCGTCCCTGGGTGGTAGCCCAGTATCCTGAGAACTGTGAGAAGGCTGCCTCCCTGGTGGAGGGTCTCTCTGATATCCTGGAGGAGCCAGGTGAGGCTGCCACCCCAGAAGAAAGCATGCCTTAGAGGAGACGGGCAGGAGGTCCTGGAAGGACTGGAATCTGCAACATAGAGTTCAGACCCCAGCCGTGGCATTCCTGAGAGTGTAGTCACCCCATGTGTTAAGGGGCACAGAAACAACCATCCCTGAGCTGGTAAGGGAGCTCCTCAGTCTCCAGGGATCCAAGCCCCCACATCTCTGCCCAGTGGCATCTCCATCAGGTTACCTCATGGACTAGGACAgctgccttgggttcctgccctcACATTTGCTTTCCAGATGTTAGGAAGGAGGCGAAATGGAGGGCAATCAAAGGCAGGTACCAGGCTCTTAAAAACTAGGTAAATATTCTAGGTGCATTGCTAGCTGGGGGTTTCCTCTATGTTTAAGGGTGGGGCCTGAGAGATGGGTGGTGATGGTGTCTGGGAGCCTAGGGGCTTGGGTCATACCTTGGGTCCATACCTGGCCCATTGAGGATTTGCTGTGTGGTTGTTACCATGTGTCTCAACCTATTGGAGTCACTATTGCCTTGATTGTAACAGGAATGATGTTGTGTTCCCCAGGTGGGTCATTATCTTCATTCAGCGAGGGAGACTATAAGAGGTGTCCTGAGCCCCTGCTGCTACCACGTGGGTTGTCGGGTCCCAGCAGAGACCTAAGACCTAGGGACATCCTTGTACGCCGTGATACGTGTAAGTAGCAGCATTTCTCTAGCCTCACCTGGCTTTCATTAAGGAGATAGATGGAGGTCTGTGGTTGGGAAAGGGAGGATGTAGTGAGGTGCCATGAAAACCAGGGAGAGGTCAGGTAACAAGGCATGGATGTGTACTGTAGTTGGGACTTGTTTCTGTAGGTCAATGTGTATGTTAgatgtgttattttttattttttgctcaaCTTGTCATGCAAATTTTGTCAGCCTTACATGGTTATTAACcaagaaataatttcattgtaGATATATTTCAATGCCAGCATAGGAGTGTGCCCATTAGCAGCATAAGGTTCTGGGTTAAAACCTCAGTACTGCCAAAAAAGTTTTCTTTGTCCTTACCCCATCCTGGAGGATGTCCTTTCATGTCTTtctccatatacacatgcatacagaagGTCTATAGGACCATGGTGTACTTGCACcctcacatttttgtttttattgagctatatatttttctccacttctctctcttcctgccccctctccttctgccctctcccatgatccccacgctcccagtttactcaggagatctcgtctttttctacttctatatTGATTAGTTGTGCCCTCATATTTGTTACTCAAATAGGGCAGCTGTGGTCAAAGTTTTGGCTCCTCACCTCTCGGCATTCCACATACTCAGCCTCTccattttgcttttcagaaatgGGCTGCAACATCATGCCTTACTGTAGGCACTCTAGCGTGCGTGGTATGGTTTTCTAACAACCTCTGGATGGAGGGCATATACACTTTAACCATGCAGTTATCCATAACCTTTGTGATACATTTAAAGCCAGCATAGTTGCCCTGGGTGTCTAACATTTTCTACCAATTTAGTTGGCACAAAAAAGTTCTTCCTTCATGACCTGAATTGCTTCAgtggtggcctcaaacttagagatcttcctgcctctgcctcccgagtactagaattaaaggcatgcaccaccatccgACTGTcttcatgtttctttatttttgtgtccATGTTGCTCTGTCAGTCGCAGACAAATGTAGTGTCCACTGAGCTTTGGGACCTGTGATATGTACAGGAGGAAGCCTTTCTACATTTGTCCCGGGGCCTGTGTGGGAGGCAGTGGGATATGCTTATTTTGGAGACACAGCCACTGAGAACTTGTCTCCTTAGCTCCCCTTCTTCCAGCCTGGCCTACTCTGGAATCTGTACATCTGGATGAAAAACatttagagggagaaaagaatgaagaggCCAACTCTGTCACAGCTGAGCCAAAGGTGAGGAAAGGAGCCACTACTGCCCTGGGAGGCTGATCTTGTCCAGCCACACACATGGTCTTTCCCTTCTGACTGTGCTCCTTCTCTTAATATTAATGCTCTGTCATAGCAAAGGATTATGGACCCAAACATCTATAATGCTACTGCTAAGAAAGCTGTCCTTGTGGAAACTCAAGGATAGAACCTAAGGAAGGGCATTGCTTCAGTATAACGTGGGGTGGGTCAGAGCTGCTGTTTTAGAAACCGTTACCATTTCCACAGGAGTCTCTACAGTCAGAATGGGACAACCTGGACTCCACAGAAGATAACCTGACCAGTTACAGCAAGCTGCTCCTGTTGGGTGAGACCTACCTCCCACTGGCTCACGTTCTGTCCTGCATCCTCTTCTAGAAGTATTGGCATGGAAGATTCTGACTGTCCCAAGAACTGTAGTTGAATCACCAAGGGTGATTTAAATGTTTGGAGCTGAACATGTTTTAAGTGTCTTTGAACTAGGATTTGTTTGCCAAGTTCTCTACTTGTCCTGGTCTACACTTTTAAGTTCTCTCTGGGCTCTAGGGCTCTGTTTGCAGCCTTGGCCTGTGAGAACTGAAGTGTCTGGATTCGGAAAGGCCTACTGACTCCAATCCTCTAAGCACTCCCACTTTGTTAATGCAGAGCAGGGCCTGGGGAATCATCTTTCACTGAAGCTCTTTGCAGGGAAGCTCGTATCTAGACTCTGGAGGTCTTTATTATAGTTCTAATTctgtattttagtttttttgtacTGGGGATTGACCCAAGATCTCACAAACGGCATGTACTCTGCTACCAAGTCCATTTTATGCTATGTCTTCAGCTGTGCTTTCCTCTGGACATTCTCCATTTCCTACCTGCTCAcaggcagcctccagcctccTATAAGATCCTCCTCTTTgcctctgctgcctttgttaGAAACCTCAGCTTTTCAGGGCCTCTGACTAGAGGGCAGCTTTGATGGTGGTGGAGGGGGACAGGACGGGACAGGGGAATGGACAGGAATTGTCCTAATGCAGAGAAAAAGGTAGTTGCAGTCTGGGTCCCAGAGACCCAAAAGGACATGAAGCCTCTTAGCTTTCTCATGAttcctttactttcttctctCTAAACCTCAGAGTGTCAGTTTTTCCAGGCTGGTCCATCCTCCACGCTGGAGACAGAACCAGAGGAATGTTGTGTGGCAGAAGAACTACCAGGAGGCAGCCTCCCAGGTGAGGTTGAGTTGAGTGGTGATAGATGTGAGCCTGGTGGGGGTATAAAGGGTACAAGTCTCTTTTACAGCTGATGGGGCTCCTCACATTTCCATTAGCCTCAGCAGATACACTAGCTTTGactgtcttcattttcctgtccATTGTGTGGGGACAGAATGCCATTGCATTATTTCTTGCTGCATAGTGAGCTCCTCTAAAACATGTTACCCAAAAGACTACACATTTGTGATCTGTCAGCTGACTGAGCTTAACTTTGTGGCCCCTGTACTTTTTTTTGGTAGTTCTGAAGGCACACATAAAGCCACCATCATTTAGAGGCTCAAATCTAGGAATGGTTTCCCATACACTGCCTGGATGACAAAGGCTCTCAGTGGAGCTGAGTTGACACTGTGGACCTGTTCCCCCACCCATTACCTCTCCAAAGGACTGGCTTTGGTTTTCTCATAGACTGCTGGGTTTCATTGGGAGAATCCCAGAGGGTAAGCACGTACCACACCTCTGCATGTTTCGTGTGCATACTACTGTTCCATTGGCCACGGATGACTTCAGGGCCAAGCCAGAGACTTTGGTTCATTGAAGGCCATGGATATAACTGGATGGCTTACCAAGACTCCTTTGGTTCTTACTAGTGACAGACATGTCCCCTGGACCCTCTCATAGTTCTTTGCACCTTCCATTGCAAGTCACCTCAGCCAGAAAGGCTGCTTCAGATCTGAATCCACCACAGCAGGAAGCAGGCTCCTCCTCACCTTTCAAACTTCTGACCAGAATAGACTAGAGTTACATGACCACCTTAACCTCCAAACACACTGGGTGTGATGGTCAGCAGTGAGCTCTGCAGACATTCAGACTGTTAAAGAAGGGCATGCAGACTGGGAGGGGTCCTGTGAGGCCTGCGATACTGCACTCAGCTGTTGTATGATTCTGAGTTGTAAAGGGGTTAGGCTGTGCCTGCTATTGTTCTTATCTGATGCCCTTTGGGCATcacactttgttttcttgatttctgctCAAGTCAGTTTCTGTCTCAGAGCCTGGGAAGTAGGACTGCTCACATTTGGACTTTATTTCAGACAGTACGAGGCagcaggaaagcaaaggaaatgtgTGTGAGGAAGTCTCCATGGGGGAGACACTGATGGAGAGGCTTTCAGAGGATGTTCCTGTTAGTCCTTCGATAGACACTGCCCAGGAGGAACAGCAACCTCAGAAGGCTCTGGATGCTGAGAATGAGGATTCAAGTCCTGCCAGTCCCCAGAGGCAATCAGTCATCCAGCAATCAGCCCAGGACAAGGCTACACCACATAAAGGCACTGGGACAAAGAGGCCTCATCCAGATGACGAGGACGAAGAGGACCCTGAGTGTCCGTCCAGCACCAGCAGCTACAAGCTGCCATTTGATGCAGGGAAGGGGCTCCATGTGGGTGGCCGTGATTCTGGGCAGGACCAAGGAACTTCTGCTGTGCGATGCCCTGCAGTTGATGAGTTTCATGTATCCCAAGGGAACCCCTATACATGTAGTGAATGTGGCAAGGCCTTTGCATGGATTTCGAACCTTATAGAGCATCACAAGAGCCACAGCACTGAGACATGCTATGTAAGCCAGGACTGCTAGGACCCCTTCCAGTTCAGCTTGGCTGTGGTCAAGCACTGGAAGAGtcacatacaaaaaaagaaaagccacgCTCAGTGCCCATCTCTGCCACAAGCAAAGCCACTGGTGAGAGGATTGACAGCTCCTAGTGTGTGGGTAGTTTTCCCTGTACAATCTGAGGTGTCAGATGAGGAACTCTGCTATGAGTATCCCATGACATGACAGTTGTAGCATGAGTGTTCTTAAGGCGCATGTGTGGTGGTGGCTTCCTGTGGTATCTATGGGCACATCTGTGTTACTTTCTGGATGCTCATGGACTGAAAGCAACTGGAAATGGGTGTGGCCCACAGGAAGCCCTCATCTTAGAAACATACTTTGGGCTAATGTCCTATCCTGTAAGGCATCAGATATGAGGGAAAACTCCATTTCTGCAGTGTTTTAATACCACACATACTCTGGTCATTTGACATTGTACAAAGTATTACGTTGCCTTAAAGTATGTGGTGTTTTCTTGAGCATTCCTTGCCTCAGTTGCTTCTCCTTGAGCTCCCTGTCTGTTCACACATCTATTTGGCCTTTTTGTAAATATGTAATGTCAGGTTTACTTCTGAATCCTCAAAAGTAAAAATTGTTCCTGAGTTCAAGttacatgtattttaatatatggaGTTGCTTGCAAAGATCACAAAAATTGCTGATTTTTGGACTGTGCGTTTCAGCCCATTAGTGAAATTGTGAAATCCAGTTAGTGGATGGCCACTGGCATTACAAAGCAATGAAGTAGAATAAAGTAGGTCAGAATGCATCATGCAGCAAAGGCAAGTATTGTTTTGTGAAACTTCTCAGCTGTGTATCTAATAATGAGAGCTGGCTACCatgttaaatgtatttattagggGTATGATCAAAAGAGGTTTAAAAATACTAACAAAGGTTGAAGAAATGATCTGTATCTGAACTAAGAACCAAATGTGGCCTACATAGGTGATCTTGAGGTTTTGCTTTAACTTCAGTTTATAGCATTGTTTCTGTTGCCTTACCATAAATTTAATTGCCATGCAGATACAGAAAGGTGTCTGTCAGTGTTTGAGGAGGCAATTTGTGTAACCCCCAAACCAGAGGCTTAccataataaagtatttatttcttcattca
The genomic region above belongs to Microtus ochrogaster isolate Prairie Vole_2 linkage group LG4, MicOch1.0, whole genome shotgun sequence and contains:
- the Zscan18 gene encoding zinc finger and SCAN domain-containing protein 18 isoform X4 yields the protein MLPLERALASPRSSPPHPEPPTVRPEVRSQQIVPSQQEEPNQGEVVIKQQEPSQQEEPRRQDEPIQEEEPIQVLEPSQRDEPNQGEESSQQDNPLNQREELSEQQEPSQRDDPSQEEEPSQWEEPGQKDVPMQQEEPMQQDEPHQWEEPMQQEEPMQQEEPMQQDKTIQQEPVEQDKSTPQEELIQQEELIQQEEFLQQEEPIQQEAFIQYEESIQDASIQQELIHQEESTQQDKSIQKEEFIQLEKPIQQVGFSKQEEPSQQKEPSQKDQPNQQEEPSQQEEPSQQEELSQQEEPNQPEEPRQQEEPSQQEEPNQPEEPRQQEEPSQQEEPNQPEEPSQQEEPSQQEEPSQQEELNQLEEPRQQEELSQQEEPNQPEEPRQQKEPNQPEESRQQEEPSQKDQPNQQEESSQQEKPAQQKETETSTERSAADLEFSRLRFREFVYQEAAGPHQTLAQLHELCRQWLRPEACSKEQILELLVLEQFLGILPDRVRPWVVAQYPENCEKAASLVEGLSDILEEPGGSLSSFSEGDYKRCPEPLLLPRGLSGPSRDLRPRDILVRRDTSPLLPAWPTLESVHLDEKHLEGEKNEEANSVTAEPKESLQSEWDNLDSTEDNLTSYSKLLLLECQFFQAGPSSTLETEPEECCVAEELPGGSLPDSTRQQESKGNVCEEVSMGETLMERLSEDVPVSPSIDTAQEEQQPQKALDAENEDSSPASPQRQSVIQQSAQDKATPHKGTGTKRPHPDDEDEEDPECPSSTSSYKLPFDAGKGLHVGGRDSGQDQGTSAVRCPAVDEFHVSQGNPYTCSECGKAFAWISNLIEHHKSHSTETCYVSQDC
- the Zscan18 gene encoding zinc finger and SCAN domain-containing protein 18 isoform X2; the encoded protein is MLPLERALASPRSSPPHPEPPTVRPEVRSQQIVPSQQEEPNQGEVVIKQQEPSQQEEPRRQDEPIQEEEPIQVLEPSQRDEPNQGEESSQQDNPLNQREELSEQQEPSQRDDPSQEEEPSQWEEPGQKDVPMQQEEPMQQDEPHQWEEPMQQEEPMQQEEPMQQDKTIQQEPVEQDKSTPQEELIQQEELIQQEEFLQQEEPIQQEAFIQYEESIQDASIQQELIHQEESTQQDKSIQKEEFIQLEKPIQQVGFSKQEEPSQQKEPSQKDQPNQQEEPSQQEEPSQQEELSQQEEPNQPEEPRQQEEPSQQEEPNQPEEPRQQEEPSQQEEPNQPEEPSQQEEPSQQEEPSQQEELNQLEEPRQQEEXSQQEEPNQPEEPRQQKEPNQPEESRQQEEPSQKDQPNQQEESSQQEKPAQQKETETSTERSAADLEFSRLRFREFVYQEAAGPHQTLAQLHELCRQWLRPEACSKEQILELLVLEQFLGILPDRVRPWVVAQYPENCEKAASLVEGLSDILEEPGMMLCSPGGSLSSFSEGDYKRCPEPLLLPRGLSGPSRDLRPRDILVRRDTSPLLPAWPTLESVHLDEKHLEGEKNEEANSVTAEPKESLQSEWDNLDSTEDNLTSYSKLLLLECQFFQAGPSSTLETEPEECCVAEELPGGSLPDSTRQQESKGNVCEEVSMGETLMERLSEDVPVSPSIDTAQEEQQPQKALDAENEDSSPASPQRQSVIQQSAQDKATPHKGTGTKRPHPDDEDEEDPECPSSTSSYKLPFDAGKGLHVGGRDSGQDQGTSAVRCPAVDEFHVSQGNPYTCSECGKAFAWISNLIEHHKSHSTETCYVSQDC
- the Zscan18 gene encoding zinc finger and SCAN domain-containing protein 18 isoform X1, whose protein sequence is MLPLERALASPRSSPPHPEPPTVRPEVRSQQIVPSQQEEPNQGEVVIKQQEPSQQEEPRRQDEPIQEEEPIQVLEPSQRDEPNQGEESSQQDNPLNQREELSEQQEPSQRDDPSQEEEPSQWEEPGQKDVPMQQEEPMQQDEPHQWEEPMQQEEPMQQEEPMQQDKTIQQEPVEQDKSTPQEELIQQEELIQQEEFLQQEEPIQQEAFIQYEESIQDASIQQELIHQEESTQQDKSIQKEEFIQLEKPIQQVGFSKQEEPSQQKEPSQKDQPNQQEEPSQQEEPSQQEELSQQEEPNQPEEPRQQEEPSQQEEPNQPEEPRQQEEPSQQEEPNQPEEPSQQEEPSQQEEPSQQEELNQLEEPRQQEELSQQEEPNQPEEPRQQKEPNQPEESRQQEEPSQKDQPNQQEESSQQEKPAQQKETETSTERSAADLEFSRLRFREFVYQEAAGPHQTLAQLHELCRQWLRPEACSKEQILELLVLEQFLGILPDRVRPWVVAQYPENCEKAASLVEGLSDILEEPGMMLCSPGGSLSSFSEGDYKRCPEPLLLPRGLSGPSRDLRPRDILVRRDTSPLLPAWPTLESVHLDEKHLEGEKNEEANSVTAEPKESLQSEWDNLDSTEDNLTSYSKLLLLECQFFQAGPSSTLETEPEECCVAEELPGGSLPDSTRQQESKGNVCEEVSMGETLMERLSEDVPVSPSIDTAQEEQQPQKALDAENEDSSPASPQRQSVIQQSAQDKATPHKGTGTKRPHPDDEDEEDPECPSSTSSYKLPFDAGKGLHVGGRDSGQDQGTSAVRCPAVDEFHVSQGNPYTCSECGKAFAWISNLIEHHKSHSTETCYVSQDC
- the Zscan18 gene encoding zinc finger and SCAN domain-containing protein 18 isoform X5, giving the protein MLPLERALASPRSSPPHPEPPTVRPEVRSQQIVPSQQEEPNQGEVVIKQQEPSQQEEPRRQDEPIQEEEPIQVLEPSQRDEPNQGEESSQQDNPLNQREELSEQQEPSQRDDPSQEEEPSQWEEPGQKDVPMQQEEPMQQDEPHQWEEPMQQEEPMQQEEPMQQDKTIQQEPVEQDKSTPQEELIQQEELIQQEEFLQQEEPIQQEAFIQYEESIQDASIQQELIHQEESTQQDKSIQKEEFIQLEKPIQQVGFSKQEEPSQQKEPSQKDQPNQQEEPSQQEEPSQQEELSQQEEPNQPEEPRQQEEPSQQEEPNQPEEPRQQEEPSQQEEPNQPEEPSQQEEPSQQEEPSQQEELNQLEEPRQQEELSQQEEPNQPEEPRQQKEPNQPEESRQQEEPSQKDQPNQQEESSQQEKPAQQKETETSTERSAADLEFSRLRFREFVYQEAAGPHQTLAQLHELCRQWLRPEACSKEQILELLVLEQFLGILPDRVRPWVVAQYPENCEKAASLVEGLSDILEEPGMMLCSPGGSLSSFSEGDYKRCPEPLLLPRGLSGPSRDLRPRDILVRRDTSPLLPAWPTLESVHLDEKHLEGEKNEEANSVTAEPKESLQSEWDNLDSTEDNLTSYSKLLLLECQFFQAGPSSTLETEPEECCVAEELPGGSLPVRGSRKAKEMCVRKSPWGRH
- the Zscan18 gene encoding zinc finger and SCAN domain-containing protein 18 isoform X3 yields the protein MLPLERALASPRSSPPHPEPPTVRPEVRSQQIVPSQQEEPNQGEVVIKQQEPSQQEEPRRQDEPIQEEEPIQVLEPSQRDEPNQGEESSQQDNPLNQREELSEQQEPSQRDDPSQEEEPSQWEEPGQKDVPMQQEEPMQQDEPHQWEEPMQQEEPMQQEEPMQQDKTIQQEPVEQDKSTPQEELIQQEELIQQEEFLQQEEPIQQEAFIQYEESIQDASIQQELIHQEESTQQDKSIQKEEFIQLEKPIQQVGFSKQEEPSQQKEPSQKDQPNQQEEPSQQEEPSQQEELSQQEEPNQPEEPRQQEEPSQQEEPNQPEEPRQQEEPSQQEEPNQPEEPSQQEEPSQQEEPSQQEELNQLEEPRQQEELSQQEEPNQPEEPRQQKEPNQPEESRQQEEPSQKDQPNQQEESSQQEKPAQQKETETSTERSAADLEFSRLRFREFVYQEAAGPHQTLAQLHELCRQWLRPEACSKEQILELLVLEQFLGILPDRVRPWVVAQYPENCEKAASLVEGLSDILEEPGMMLCSPGGSLSSFSEGDYKRCPEPLLLPRGLSGPSRDLRPRDILVRRDTSWPTLESVHLDEKHLEGEKNEEANSVTAEPKESLQSEWDNLDSTEDNLTSYSKLLLLECQFFQAGPSSTLETEPEECCVAEELPGGSLPDSTRQQESKGNVCEEVSMGETLMERLSEDVPVSPSIDTAQEEQQPQKALDAENEDSSPASPQRQSVIQQSAQDKATPHKGTGTKRPHPDDEDEEDPECPSSTSSYKLPFDAGKGLHVGGRDSGQDQGTSAVRCPAVDEFHVSQGNPYTCSECGKAFAWISNLIEHHKSHSTETCYVSQDC